In Streptococcus parasuis, the following proteins share a genomic window:
- the def gene encoding peptide deformylase codes for MSVIENLTKPAHLIDMDDIIREGHPTLRQVAEEVQFPLSDQEVILGEKMMQFLKHSQDPVMAEKMKLRGGVGLAAPQLDVSKRIIAVLVPNPEDEEGNPPAQAYSLKEVLYNPKIVAHSVQEAALEGGEGCLSVDREVQGYVIRHARVTVDYLDKNGNSHRIKLKGYNAIVVQHEIDHLNGVMFYDRIDPEHPLAVKEGMLVIE; via the coding sequence ATGTCTGTAATTGAAAACCTTACAAAACCTGCCCATTTGATTGACATGGATGACATCATCCGTGAAGGGCATCCAACCCTACGCCAAGTTGCAGAGGAAGTCCAATTTCCACTTTCTGATCAAGAAGTGATTTTAGGTGAAAAAATGATGCAATTCCTCAAACATTCTCAGGATCCTGTCATGGCTGAAAAAATGAAACTCCGTGGCGGAGTTGGTCTTGCAGCTCCCCAATTGGATGTTTCTAAACGCATCATCGCTGTTTTAGTACCAAACCCAGAGGATGAGGAAGGAAATCCACCTGCCCAAGCCTACTCTCTAAAAGAAGTATTGTACAATCCTAAAATCGTGGCTCATTCTGTCCAAGAAGCCGCCCTTGAAGGAGGAGAAGGTTGCCTATCTGTTGACCGCGAAGTCCAAGGTTACGTAATCCGCCACGCGCGTGTAACTGTAGATTATCTGGACAAAAATGGCAATTCCCACCGCATCAAGCTCAAGGGCTATAATGCCATCGTGGTCCAACACGAAATCGACCACCTCAACGGTGTCATGTTCTACGACCGCATTGACCCAGAACACCCACTGGCTGTTAAAGAAGGCATGCTGGTGATTGAATAA